In one Nicotiana tomentosiformis chromosome 6, ASM39032v3, whole genome shotgun sequence genomic region, the following are encoded:
- the LOC104086025 gene encoding uncharacterized protein gives MNAQLNSTPSFIQENGSGSDSDTNADDSPEYYQSISSTADDDDAQISDQRPNPVQSSDDEEPDESNHFHRLPNGYARCEENGISSLDLSDGEEDECKSEVEEEEEGIRAASDNAVQRALREDESRRNAPLTAENATRVMEAMRRVSFGGVAPNWTSEVPEDQWIVHLRRLREPPANASTN, from the coding sequence ATGAACGCCCAATTGAATTCCACACCGAGTTTCATCCAAGAAAACGGCAGCGGAAGTGATTCCGACACGAACGCTGACGATTCGCCGGAATATTACCAGTCAATCTCTTCCACCGCTGATGACGACGATGCACAGATCTCCGATCAGCGTCCAAATCCTGTTCAAAGCTCCGATGATGAAGAGCCCGACGAATCTAATCATTTTCATCGACTCCCCAACGGTTATGCGCGTTGTGAAGAGAACGGAATATCATCACTGGATCTGAGCGACGGGGAAGAAGATGAATGTAAAAGTGAGGTTGAAGAAGAGGAGGAGGGAATAAGAGCGGCGTCTGATAATGCTGTGCAGAGAGCGCTCAGAGAGGACGAGAGCCGCCGCAATGCTCCGTTGACGGCGGAGAATGCAACGAGAGTGATGGAAGCGATGCGTAGGGTTTCTTTTGGTGGAGTGGCTCCTAATTGGACCAGTGAAGTACCTGAGGATCAGTGGATCGTACATCTACGAAGATTGAGAGAACCACCAGCTAATGCCTCCACGAACTGA